The genomic DNA ACCCCCAAAAGACGCACCTGCAACAGCGCCACCACAGGAATCAGAAGCCTGGGCTGGCAACGGCAGAGGCAATGGGGTAAAGTAAGCTGACATTTCTGGACTTTGATCGTGACTTCACTTGGACCAGTACTATCATTTGTGGTGGCTCCTCATCTAATCCCCAAATTCCCGTCACTGGTCGCCATGGATGATTGGTCCATCATGAGAATATTGACGTGTGAGACATGTAGACAGCGCCGAAAATTCCTGAATCGGAACTTTTTATGTTAGTTTCGTTAATGTACCAAGCAAATTGAGTTTCATAGGTTTGTTCGttactgtaacaaataaataagaGGGTGCCAGACTTTTTGAGTTCCATGGATGTGTGCTCGATCAATATCGTTGTCGGTCCTGAACGGAATACAGCGGTCTCAATGCCGCCTTGAATCACGTGACAAGTGAACACTTTACCTGCGTCTTCGATGTTTGACATGAACTcgatttttttcgttttcaagtCCATTTCTCAAAGTGACATTCGCACCGGAGTCGGAGACTAGTTTCAACGTCACAGAATGGCGCCCTCCCTCACTTTCGCAGTGAACTGCAGTCTTCATAGTGTTTTCAGTCATGTCGATGGACTGACCCACTCAGAGTTGACCAAACAGACGGGGTGGCCAACATCCGGGGAATCACGACTATTAGTTGGCTCGAAATTGTTGTCGTTGAATTTACAACATCGTTGTCATTAACTTTGATGTTCCATTCATACTGTCTTTCGTTCCTGATGGTTGTATTCGTAATATGCAAGTCGAAATCCACGAGCTCAAATATGACGTTTCTGTAAATACGATATTGACCAACTGTACGTATCATTGCCTTGACAATTGATGTATCCGATCTCGATATACGAAGGATAGTAAAACTGCAGGTGACCCGAATATCATTCAAATATTGTTGACATCGGTAAGTATCGCCAAATACTAACgccaataataaataataaaaattccCGATCATAGTATTACGCCAGTAACGTTAACGCCACACGTAAGTGTATCGTTTTCACCTTCTAACACTGTCACAGTATCACCTGTTGTGAAGCTGACACCCATGGTCAACATTACCAGGAAAGTCGTCACTGACAGGCATGTCAGGTACAAAAGCATGAACATGGCGGAGGACGCTAACTTTTATGGTGTGAACCTGATGTTGGAAACACGATCGTTCGTTACCAGTTCAGTATAGCTGAACAAAGAACTTGCAAACGTCGATGACTACTGAACGATAGCTTTCATTTTCTTGATCCGGAGACTTCGTCCTGTCACCCATGAGGTCAAACTTTGCTGGCCTACAATTCAAACACAAAGCCAGCACACAATAGCTCCATACCTCTTACACGTCGATCAATAACATGCAGATATTCTGGTGGCCCCGTTTCACATATTCGACATATAAAGCTCACAAAAGAGGACAAAactattgttttaaaatttggaacaaaaactgatgaaatttttctttgcactttccacaatatatttttatctcATAGGGCCTTCAGgtgtaaatacaaaataaaacaaacaaacaaacaaacaaaaaaaacgttGAAGTTTTAAAAATGGAACCATGCTTCTAATATTTTGACGTACTGAATTTTATCGTTTTCAACATGCACTAACAAGAGACTAAGTTCCTTTGAGGATGACCTCTGATGACAGAAGCAAGCTTGATTCGCCAAAGGTAATAAATCGTATGTGCTTCACTCGATATACCTTTATTGAGTGACGCACAACAATATCTAATGCTGGGGTAAATATCGATACTAATAATAAGAACAAAATCCCGGAAAACTAGCAGATTTTGATAAGGAAAATGTTTCTTATTTAACAAATTCAGTATTtccaatttttgtcaaataagAATTCTGTTTCCCTTCGACATCATTGTTTATTCCGGGTGCCAAAGACAGTTTTTATTAGAAAttaatataaaattaaaaagccTTGCGCATATGCCACATTTTATTATGTTTATCTCTTGTTATTGCCATATTGCGAAAATAATCTCGGTTACGTCATTTGCATTATGAATTCACTGTCAAAACAGGAAGCATTAGGAATTGCCCTGTCAAAACAGGAATTGGTGCAATAGATTACAGTGACGTGAATATACCTTGCATAAAATGCGAGAGCTGCCCGCATAGAGATTCAGTTTTATACTAAATAGGTTATACTATAAAATCCACTCTTTTGTGTATGATCCAAAGTCAGAAGCAAGTCTACAGTCGATATCAACTTGCAAAACACTGCAATATAAACAACTGTCACATGTGACGTAAGTGAGTCTGAGACTCAGTCTGCACCCAATAGGAGAGTCACATGACATGCGCTGTCATTGTTACAGAGGTCCtggaaagttgtttcaaaaatagTGCTGGCATAAGTGCTTGTTTGAGTAATGTGGATTGAAATACAGAGATGACGCTAATTCATATGTAACCTAACGATTCGTCTCTTTTCGTAATCCCGAGACACGTACAAACTCTATCTGCTCcagtttcagagaacaagaaaACACATAGCGGTGAACTCTGACATTACAACTCTACGGTTACTTTTTGGCTTCAGTACGTCAGTCTGCTTTCTTTTATTAATCTCTGCTCTactgaaactgaaaaaaaatactgtcTTGATTTGTTGACAATCAGTGACATGTTGTAACACCTGCGAAATGATGACTCTGGAAAGTGACAATCGTTGTATCTACATGGTTTTTTGAGTCCCATAATACCAATCGACACATTTTATGAGTTCCTAAtgatgcttactaaatcacatGCAGGGAAATACAAACTAGATTGACGTTCACAGTGATGATGGAACTCGTTGAATTGAAAAAGTGCATGGGTGTACAGAGTGTCGACTTCATTAAAACAGTCACGTTCTCATGTACATTCTATATAGGTTGGGCTTTCGGACACGATAAAGAGACCTTTCACCAATAAACCTTTTGTCAAAGCTACTCCACCCATAACTCCATTCAGTTTTGTAATGCCTTCATTTCAAATAATGATCATAGGGAACACTTCCTCATTCCGGGTTCATCGGTCCAGGCTATATTGTAAATAACTTTTGAAGGCTTCTTCAGATGTTGACCCAGCCACTCGTGTCTCTCTTTGATGGGGCTGTGACCCAAGCTTGACGATGTGTCACATCGATGGTCCAATAGGCAATCATATAATATCACAAAGGGCCATCGTATACTAGTAACTAGAGTCACATACACACGTGAAGGGCTAAAAGTAAATGGCGATGCACTAAAATCTAACGGATTGTAacataattttgttgtttttgcaaaccAAATTACCTCAAACATAATGGCTTCCAAACACAGATAAAGGACGAAATTTAACTTGGAACATGGAACAAAGACTTGTCAGAAGACCTGTATGAAACtgtctgatattcaaaatattttcggCGGGTTTTTGTTCGATTGCTATGAATATTCTCTGGCTAAGTTTGCAAGATTCACAAAGTGCTATTGCCATTCACATGCATTTACTGTGGTATGACCAAGATCTTTTCCCTGCATGTTCATCGAATGTAAAACGTGAGACTTACGTAGAATGTAGAGGCACCGTGCCACAGGAGCTTTAAAATACACGGTATGATGTAATGGTAAATGTTGAACACAGTAATGACTGTAAAGGGGTGAAGCaccaaaatttgactttagcaAAATTGTACTGGGTATGCAAGTACAGTAGAATTTTTAGCTTTTATGAGAGCTTGAAATAGAAAaagatcaatacaaaactaagggAATTAGTTATGCCATTCAGGattcaatgcattttatgcagaTTTCTATGTGTTTTATTACTCTGAAAATCTTGTTAGCCTGGTCCTACAATGTTTACAGACGTCCCGTTATCGAGTAGGGTATTGGTATATCATTTCATCGAAACGGGAAGGTAAGCAGCAACGGGATGTAAACGCACTGTacaatgaaattgtaaaatacaGTAATGACTGTAAAAGTTAAGTACCACTATTTGATCTTGGCACAGGACAAAACTAGTATTGGATATGCACGTACAGTAGAGTTTTTAGCTTTTATGAGAGCTTGGACTACAGAAATATCAATGCAAAAATACTGGACATAATATGTGGTTTAGGATTCCATGCATAAAATCCATGATGTCTGGCATGCACATCGCATGGTGCTTTTTATCTTATACACAAACCACAGGTGCAGATGGTGTATTCACTAGTCTTTAAATTTTAGTCACTATACCGATATTGCATCAACAGCCTACTCGATAAACGAGCACACCTGCCGACAGTAATTAGTCTAGTGTAATCTGAGGAGAAATCATCACTTTTAAGAGACCCTGTTGTTTGTGTAAGATAAAAACACCATGCGTTCTGTGCACACAATGTGTGCATACCAGACATCGAAACGGGAAGGTAAGCAGCAACGGGCTGTAAGCTCCTGTGGCACGGATTTTCCTCAACGCTTATCGTTTAATTTTTCTGTCGGTGTCTCTAAATTCTGCGTGAGTCTCATGTTACATTCGACGAGCATGCAGGACAAGAAAAGCAGATCTTATAATTAGTTCTAAAGTATAATTAAAACACCATTAGTTATAATTAGTTCTAAAACACGAAATACACGAATGGCCAacaaactttttgtgaatcgtgcaaacttagccagaaaatattcatagcaatcgaacaaacaaacaatacttTTCAAGGCAAAGTTTTCCTCGGCATCCATTTTGTTGCCGGTTAATTATATTGCTCGATTTTTCTCTATCGCACTTACCATCACTTTTCCGTACTTCCTCATTGGCGGCAGTATCCTTTCTGCACAATAGCTCGAAAAACTCCTTCAGCCTCACAATCCTCACAAGGTGTATGATGACAATTACTGTGAGACAGAGCAATGCAGAAAACACTCCTCCTATGAAAGTTCCTGTAATAGCAGCATAATTTAATCTTGCTTCCAGATCCTCAAACTGCGACTTCAACGCTTCCCCTGTACCAAGAGATCCTGTAGTCTCTGTTGGCTCGAATGTTGTCGTAAATGCCTCACTTCTGTTCACTGTAACCTGCGCTGTTGCTATAGTATTTTCCTCGGTCACTTCGCATGTCGCATTTTTTCGTGAAGTGACGAAGAACGTGTATTGTCCTGCGTCTTCTAAAGATGTGTACAGTGGCAATCAAGGAAATATCGATTTACCGTGATATGCTGCTGTCTATATCTCAGATGCCGTACCGACTGGGAGATGCCGACCTGATGCACGAGGAAGAAAAATGGCAGGGATAGAGAAACTGACCTTATGACAAACAGCGAAATACACCGCTTGTGTCTGATTCTGAAGTCGACCGGACCATTAGTGAGCCTTCAGTTATTATGAGGGGTGGGCCGGAGAAATCGGGGGAGGGGGGTTCACATTTTATAAACTTAGCCtagggagggtcacattttacattgcTATGTTAATGATGGATGCCAAGTCTGAGTAAGTTATGCAAAGAAACTTCAAAACAATATTGTATCACATGTGtgatttcactcattttttatttaatagaGAAAAAGTAACTTTCATATGTTGTCAGACAATTTCTACACGTATGATTGAGTGAATGTGTTTTGTGCACTCAGCAGTACACTTACACAATAAAAAAATGACTGTTCGGAAGATTCGCGATGTTATATTGTTGGAGACATGGACTCTATAAATCTTCGTATCTTTGGATGGAGATGACGAAGTCAATGAACTTATTGCTGGTCTTGTGTGGTGGCCAGCAAACAGAACACTAGCCTAGAAAGTTTGAGCGGCTAAGCGCCAATGATTGGCAGGCCATGACGTAATGTCACATGTCTGGTGACGTAGAAAAGAAGCTCGAAGACGGCATGGCATGGGGCCGGACGCGACTTGTGTACAGTCgaatttcaaactttctgttCCGACGTTGTGAACGTCGGAACTGACTCAACCATCACACCGTCTAGTACGGGTGAGACTCAGGAACATTTAGAGAACATTCATATGTGGTAagagagacaatttctgacgGAACGATCCATCTAGCCCGACCACGTGTGGGCGAGTGACGTAGctacgagtgaaaggacagACCGGAAGCTTCGGCGCGAGTGGGAACTCACCAGCCTGTAAATGGAACTTCTATGCACCTTCAACGCTACGCCGCGCTACCGGACCGGACGTCAGGAACAGTAACGATCAGGTTTAGTAGATATACACGCTTGTAGGACAACAAAGATTCTCGTCCTTCGAACCGTGTAAACTTTGCCTACAAATCCGAACTTTCGGCAGAATCGAAATCGTGCTTTAATAATCACACACACACgagtgtaagtcgattttgtatGAGTGATTCTTTGCCGCTTGGTGGGACGTTTATAGTTTGGATCGTGGGTGAAATTGGTTCGAAAAGTGGGCGATTGTTATTTCCCTACAAGAAGGCTTAGAATAGTATGAGTGTTTGTACAAGTTGTCTGACACTGGAATACTGTTGTATTAGTTTGATAGAACTACAACGAAGTTCAGATTGACTTTTAGAGTTTACTGAATTTTACCAAACTGTTGCATTGTTCGAGTATCAGTTTAGAGTTAAAGCCTCACTGCTATAGGCTACTTTTATTTTCTGTACACTTGTAAAATTACTACAGTGTGTTCAAACTTTGAGATAACTTTTATTTGTCATAGTGACCGGAAATACTGTAGAGTTGTCACTATTAGACTGCTGAGTTTGTTTTGAGTGCACACCATATGAACAGAGAactggtgtatttctatgtgttatGAGTAAAGCCAGTTTAAAGACATTAAGGCGTACTAGCACATAGCTATCATATTTTCAGTGTTACTACAACAAGTTGTGACATCACAGAAACAGTTTCTTTGATGTGTTACTGTCAATCTTTGCTATACTTTGTAGCgagctgtcaatcattgtacAATACAGGGGTATCTGCGAATACTCGCTGTTGTTGTTGATCTATTCTTtagtaataaatattgttgttggcGGAACTGTTATGCCAACTGATATAATTGTGAGATAGCTTTCTATTGTACATTTAGAAGTAAATACCACCTGACTGAGCGAACTATCGCGACCAGGTTAAGAGGTCTCAGTGGAACGAGAGTGAGGAACATTTTAATTGTCAGTTTAGGCACAGACTTTCATGCTGTTTGACAATATACTTTTCTTATAGTCACGCCTAGCACAACtcaaacaaatttttgtcaactctCAGGTGTGACATATAAATGGCGCCCAACGTGGGGCATTAACTAACAAAAGGGTTGTGCCCAGTATCCAGATCAGGTGGTAAACAGTTGATAAGAGAATTATTTAACCAGCTTTAACTGTTGTTAAAGAATATTAACATTTCATAACATTATCAAGTGTATAGTGTTACATAAGTTTCAAAGTGATATACTGTAAGTTGCGTGCTCTGTATGTTGCTGTGCCTGTGGCTTGTATTCGCAACTGTGATTTGCACGACGACTAGAATGGCATCGGATGAAACAACCCCTCTTTCGTTGGGCATGGCTGGCCGGGGAGTGAGACGTTTGCGAGGAGTGTCATCAGCAGACACAGCAGTTGGTAGGAGAGCTGGTGAGCCACAAGACTTTACCCAAACAAATATAGAGAGCGAGATTTCACTCAGGCTAGAGCAAGAGAAACAAAGATGGAGAGCTGAAGAGAGTGAACGGTTAAACCAAGCAAAGGAGCAATGGTTGTCGGATGAAAGACAAGCAAGAGAGGCTTGGAAGACAGCCATACAGGGAGAAGTAGAAGAGAGGTATAGAAAACAGGAAATTGAACGGCGTGATTGGGAGCATAGAGAACAGTACAGGTGTGCGAAGGAAAACGGGGATGCTGCTGATGGAGTTGGTGGTGCGGTAGGAGGAGCTCGTGTGGCACAGAGTACACCTGCGCGACCAGACCGATCCAGATCGCCCAATTTCACACCTGCTACAGGGGAGACTCCGCGCTCCAGATCAACAAGGCCGAGTACAGGAGAGTACAACATACCTGCCTCTTCATGTCAAGACTTGTTTGAAGATGAGATCGCTCGTCTAGACAATGCATTAGAGAAAGAAAAGATGACCGTGGGCCCACATGGTAAAAAGTGGCAAACTGCTGATGCTACACCTACAACCTACAGAGACAGCGATGGTAATTATACAGCTGTGTACTTGGGAGACAAACACAAGTTAAGTACATTTTCTGGTGATGTAAACCGCAAATCTGATGTTGACTTCCAGACATGGGAAGGGGAAGTCATGACGTACATACATGGAAATAAAGAGTCTGCCATGTCGATGCTACGAACTATCAGAGCGTCATTGAAAGGCGGTGCGGTCCGACTAGTTGATGGAATGGGACCTACAGTCACATTTGACCAAATGTTGAGAAAGTTACGCAAACGCTATGGTAATGTGCAATCAGCGGAAACCTTGCTGGCGAACTTTTATAGTAAGGGTCTTCAAAGAGACAATGAGTGCATAGCTGACTTTGCAAACCGCTTGGAGGAAGAATTAAATAAGGTACAGCGAAAGGGTGGTATACCCAAGTCAGCGATGGATGAATGGCTGAGAAACACGTTCTCGAGTGGTTTACGAGACAAAGGAGCTAGAGACAGTATTCGTCATCACTTAAGCTAAGTTAACGACTTTGATGAAATGGTAGGGCTTGCACGAGAGGCTGAAGAAGAAGTCCGCGATCGTAGACAACCCTGTCCTTTGACATCACACTCAAAATCAGCTGCTGCCCACCAAATGATTGCCGAGGAAGACAAACAGATGGCAGACAACTCAAAGAGGACACTGCTTTCTGAAGAGGACATCGTAGACAGTGCAGCTAGAGAGTTTGCCCGACAACTTGAGCCATCTCTGAATTCGGTTGTGCAACGCTTGGACATGTTAGAGACGAAAGTTAGTTCTACTTCGGGGTATGGCACACAGGGTCCAAGCTCCGCTAGCAACGCCAACCAACACAGACTTAAacaacaaacagatagacagtaTGCGTCTAGCCCCAGGGCACCTCGACGCTGTTTCGGATGTGGCAATGTTGGCCACCTGGTGCGAGACTGTCCAAACCCCAAGCAACAGAGCTCAACATGCTACCGCTGTGGAGAGGGAGGACACTTCTCCAGGGACTGTCCACAAAACAAAGATGACTCTAAACAAACATCGTCGGCATCTGGCAAGTCAAATAACAAGGCCCGTAAGTCTGACAGGAGTCAAACCAAAAATGTTCGGACAGAACGCGACCCACCTGCTAGGTATCACCGCAGGCGGTTACAACGTAGAAAATGGTATCATGCATCAAACGGAGATGACAGAATGACACCGTCGGATGTAGACACAACTGACCAAACCCTGCGGATGATGCAGACAGATATACGCCGCAGAGTGGTTGGACCAGCATATGAAGAGGCGATTGTAGTGGATGGCCATGATGCCCGCTGCCTCATGGACACAGGTTCGCAAGTTACTACTTTGAGCAAGTGGTTTTATGACAAACACTTTTCGGACCGCCCACTGGAAGCATCAGCTGATGATTTGCGTATACTTGGAGCCGGTAACCAGGCTGTTCCAGTGTTGGGGATCCTGGAAGTACAAGTGAGGCTACCGTCAGCGATATATGGCGTAGAACAGACGATGGACGCCCTGGTGATAGTTGTCCCCGACACCGAGTATGGAGACCGGATACCCATAACACTTGGCACGAATGTGTTAGAACCATGTATGCGAGCTGCGGCAGTCATCAGAAAATCAAATCACAATAAAGTTGACAAGATGTCGGTCCAAGGAAGACGAGCGTATGACAGAATTCAGTCCAGGTACCGTTTTGCTGGCAAGGATGGCCATGTGGGGTCGGCACGTGCTCTTCTGAAGAGACCAGTTACGATTCGCCCGGAAAGTAGCGTCATCGTGACCGGCAAATTGTCAGGCGCAACTGCGAATGATGAGTACATAGTCAGCGTTGAACCAGCATTGTCACCCAGCTGTGCAGCAACGGCCAGTCCAGTTGTTACAGCGATGCGTTGCCAAGTGGATCAGTCTACAGTTCCTGTTAGGTTATACAACGGTAACAACCACAACATAACAATCAGACCTGGCAGTGTTATCGCGGAAATCAACGCAGTGACAACTGTAGAGAGTGTCCCTATGAGTAGACTGGATGCAACCGTAAACAGTATACAGGCTGATACCAACAGTGACTCATGTGATGACATTAAAGGCACTACTATAAAGGGTGTCAAATTTGACCTAGACCCAGCATTGTTGTCTAAAGAACGTCTTGGAGTGGCGCGTGATTTGTTTCGTCGGAACTTGGGTACATTTTCTACTGGCGATACAGACCTTGGGAAGTGTGACCTAGTGAAACATCGCATTAGACTCACAGACGACATACCTACACGAGAAAGACATCGTCGACTGCCGCCAGCAAAGTACGCGGAGCTTCGTCGATTGATACAAGACATGATGgattgtggcgtcataagggaGTCCAACTCGCCGTACGCAGCGCCGATTGTCTTAGTTGGGAAGAGAGACGGGACAACCCGGCTATGTATTGATTATAGACGTCTGAACAGCAAGACAATCCGGGACGCCTACGCGCTTCCAAGGATCGAGGAAAGTATGGAATGCTTGAAAGGAGCCGACTGGTTTTCCACAGTTGACCTCAAGTCGTCCTACTGGCAACTATTGATGCACGAAGATGATATCGAGAAAACAGCCTTCGTGACTCCGTTGGGCATTACGAGTGTCTCCGTTTACCCATGGGGCTGTGTAACAGCGCTAGCAGCTTTCAGCGTGCAATGGAGAAGTGCCTTGGAGACTTGGTTAACCGCTCGTGTATAGTCTACCTTGATGATATTGTGATATTTGCTTCAACGTTTGAGGAGCACTGCCAGCGTCTTGAGGAGGTACTCAAGCGGTTGAAGAAGCACGGGTTGAAAGTGAAGGCTTCTAAGTGCCAGTTTTTCCGGCGAGAGGTCAGCTTCTTGGGACACATTGTGTCACATGAGGGGGTGAAGACCGACCCAGCGAAGACTGAAGCAATTAAGACCTGGCCTGTACCCCGCAGTGCTAAAGAAGTCAAAGTTTTCCTGGGAGTGTGTGGCTATTACCGCAGATTCGTAGAAGGTTTCTCCAAAATCGCGAAACCCCTGAATGACTTGACCACAGGACTCTACGTAAAACAAAGGACGAAGGGCGGGAAGATGGTACGACAGAAGCCACCAGAATTTGTGTGGACAGAGAAGTGTCAAGTGGCTTTCGACACCTTAGTTGAGCGTCTCACAAACCCACCCGTCCTCGCATATCCTGATTACTCACTGCCTTTCGAGCTGCACACTGACGCAAGCCTACTCGGGCTTGGAGCAGCACTATACCAGGTACACGAGGGAAATGTAAAGAGAGTAGTGGCATATGCCAGTCGTGGGCTCTCGAAAAGTGAGAGGAAATACCCAGCCCACAAGCTGGAGTTTTAGCGCTAAAGTGGGCTGTGACGGATAAGTTCTCTGACATGCTGCTAGGCCGCCATTTCCTGGTATTGACTGACAACAATCCCCTCGTGTACGTTACCACCAGTGCCAAGCTAGATGCTACTGGACATCGTTGGATGGCAAGGTTGGCAGATTATGACTTTCGGATTGAATACCGTCGTGGAG from Ptychodera flava strain L36383 chromosome 12, AS_Pfla_20210202, whole genome shotgun sequence includes the following:
- the LOC139145991 gene encoding uncharacterized protein encodes the protein MVGLAREAEEEVRDRRQPCPLTSHSKSAAAHQMIAEEDKQMADNSKRTLLSEEDIVDSAAREFARQLEPSLNSVVQRLDMLETKVSSTSGYGTQGPSSASNANQHRLKQQTDRQYASSPRAPRRCFGCGNVGHLVRDCPNPKQQSSTCYRCGEGGHFSRDCPQNKDDSKQTSSASGKSNNKARKSDRSQTKNVRTERDPPARYHRRRLQRRKWYHASNGDDRMTPSDVDTTDQTLRMMQTDIRRRVVGPAYEEAIVVDGHDARCLMDTGSQVTTLSKWFYDKHFSDRPLEASADDLRILGAGNQAVPVLGILEVQVRLPSAIYGVEQTMDALVIVVPDTEYGDRIPITLGTNVLEPCMRAAAVIRKSNHNKVDKMSVQGRRAYDRIQSRYRFAGKDGHVGSARALLKRPVTIRPESSVIVTGKLSGATANDEYIVSVEPALSPSCAATASPVVTAMRCQVDQSTVPVRLYNGNNHNITIRPGSVIAEINAVTTVESVPMSRLDATVNSIQADTNSDSCDDIKGTTIKGVKFDLDPALLSKERLGVARDLFRRNLGTFSTGDTDLGKCDLVKHRIRLTDDIPTRERHRRLPPAKYAELRRLIQDMMDCGVIRESNSPYAAPIVLVGKRDGTTRLCIDYRRLNSKTIRDAYALPRIEESMECLKGADWFSTVDLKSSYWQLLMHEDDIEKTAFVTPLGITSVSVYPWGCVTALAAFSVQWRSALETWLTARV